TAGACtgtatagtttttaataagtacggttcaataaaagtactttatAAACAGAATTATATCTTTGAATGAAGTTAATGTCGAGGTTTTAACTTTGTAAAACGATTATTGAAGTTGAAGTAAATGTGTAAATATGCCTCTGTTCAACGTTGCGTTATTTACATTTCCTGTTCTCATCGGAAACTTCGTCCTTAACATAAGAAGTTTTACGATGCAATTACATTGATGGATGATGACATTAGCGATAAAAGGCACTTTCACATCATGTaatgacatttaaaataaataattcctgaaagatattgattttaaagtttaataaaattattgaaacacttaaagaattatataacaatacaaaaattaaaagattactgcattaagatttatatataattttattattttacattttttaactttatttatttcattgaaatattacatagttcaataaaaagacaataaatttaataattttctatagttttTTGAATGTCAAATACTGTATTTATGAATTACTTTATTGTcacaattttgagaaatttgcAGCTGAAATTGcaaaacaaagttatttttacttattttattatattataattacgtaTATGTGCTGGagaagttttaataatttatttcaattttattttaatatcttatatttaacaatatctttaataatatctttatatttaatttttataaaataagtttttgtaACAATCGAGCATAACAGAAATTTCCttgtttgtttataattttattatatgtatagttttgaaatttgattaattgatttttaattaacgtgTGAATAAATCATGTTTGTAACttgatgatatttttattataattaaaaataaatttcaaaatattagttataatttaGTTATAATTACCTAGATGTAATTTTCATCATTACAACACTTTACGACATACTCCACGAAGATCCTGTTTCTCTCCTAAAGGACAACCAAGTTTCACATTTCTCGAACGTACCCTTATGATATTACGGTGATGAGACTTGAGGACGGTACTTCCAATACTTGCTGATCTAGCTTCTTCAGTTGTATATTCAATAGTATGTTTAGTCGTAGCACTAGGTTTACATGTTCCAAATGATATTACAATAGTTGCTATTACTAggattatcaagaaaatattaagaaatgcTTTCATTGTGTACTACAGTTTTCTTTACTAATctagaaaaagaggaaaattccaattcaataataatttcttattcattACTTATTCTGTCGAAATAGTTTATAATtcctatataaatttttttttcttaaatgttttgtttcttcaaatgtattataaattttctattgtaatttatatatatatttctttataatgttGAGAATTTTGCAACAGTTTtagctatttatttatttaaatttaaaaaagtaggatttacttttattttattttttccctctctctctctctctctctctctctctctctctctctctcttttctctgttaataatttaattttttctgtataatcttactataatttcttcttttttcttataaattcgATTCTTGCTTTTATGCTTGATCGTTTCGACAGATTAATTCGCATTGCTATTTCTCTATTTCAAGCTCGGTATATATAATCTATGTTTTCCTGTTTACGCAAATTTGATTAgcattatataagaaaaactggttatcaatatatatatataggataTTGAAGGTTAAACATGCAATTAGTATCGATTTTATATCTTTCGGAATACtcttttcaagtttttttggtattaaaaaaataattatactggATATtgaaggaaaaataatttctgaaaaagaTTGGATTTAAAGATTGaactaatttattaatcataatataaaaatatttacaaaacaatataacatttagtattagtattatcaaaattgataactttttaagtaattttataattgtttaataatttttgtgttagTTTGTATCTACTCTattaaattagtttattgCATACGTTACATTATCATTCAGCGGTTTGAATTATGAGTcatggatatttttaaatctgtaagaaaaaaattaaaataagaatataaaatgtagatGAAGAGATTAGAATTTCTGATAAgatgtgtttttattttagcaattattgtaacatttacGTGTATAGTACacatcaattttcaaaaaaacatttttcagtaGAGGTATATCAaaacttacattttttaaataatctattatattttaaaaacttactttttttaaataatctattatattaatataatatatatgtaaatatgtatatttaaaactaatattacgCTTTACAACATTTATATGTTTCATAACTTCAACAATTAGAATTCCTATCAGTTTGCTCAATATTTGCACACACAATCTGTCTGTTTCTTGCAACTTTGTATGTATTACATTACCGAAAATATTGAAGCGATTATATATGAAGGTTTATACCACTTCTCTATCAAGAATTAGATTtgaaatagtaaattaataattacctGAGTCTTTCTCTATTATAATGGCCTCCGACACACCCCACGAGGATCTTTCCTTTGCCCTCGTGGACAAGATGATCTCCTAGGACTGTCTATGATAGTAGTACGTGAGCCTGTAGGATAACGAGTGGGGACATATTTTTCTGTGCTAGTACGATCGTAACGTACAGTTGTGGTCCTAGCACATATTCCGAATGATATGGCCGTCATTAACATGATTGTCAGTAAAACGTTAaggaacatttttattgtgttgagagaatctaaataaatttacacataaatctaaaaaatacatgtaatacatcgtttttgttctattttatatttttatgaaatattgaatGTTTGATgtaaatcttttcttttttagtcttctaaagtttttttatgtcTTAATAATATCTCTTTTCATGTGTTTAAATATCCTCTGGATATGTTTAAGTTATAatgttttaacttatttttttataaaatataaaacaacttGAAGAAACTTGAAGGAATTTTTATCtcacttttttctttgttcttctatttatttcaattttcttacCTATTAAAACAGCAATCTTTAGTACACACTTTATCCTTTCAACAAGTAAGCTCACAGTGTTATTTCTTTCTACGCATCTTGTGTCTACTATTTATAATCATCCTGTTCTTCCCGGCTATTGCGCAagcttcattattttttaaacgaacCGGTTGTGAATCAGtacatctttttttacttaaatgaGAAGTTACAACTACAAAACTTTCTCACAAACGAAGGTCAAATGTAAATAAGTTCTAAGCAcgcatatatttcattaaaataagaaacagctgtttatttgtgtgtgtgtgtgtgtgtgtgtgtgtgtgtgtgtgtgtgtgtgtgtgtgtgtgtgtgtgtgtgtgtgtgtgtgtgtgtgtgtgtgtgtgtgtgtgtgtgtgtgtgtgtgtgtgtgtgtgtgtgtgtgaacaGTTGAAGaatataagatttaatataaaaaaaacaactttattaacttattttttatgtttaacgtatattttacaaagtttatatttatttattttttcagccatatctctctttttctcttgctCTCTAttcatttctataattttttgagattCGTGGGTTGCAATGTATGTCAAGTATGCAGTCTATAATGGTCGCGAAACAAAACAACAATTCGGCATATAAAtcgacaaataaatataaatgcaaactaaaattcaatttgaaatataaacacCTAATAATTTTCGCaccattaaatattcaaaaatactgactacaattaaattttaatattaattaaaagtaatcttgaacaataaacaaaaatttaaggaaaagaaTTGCagttatcatataaaaataataatgcaaaaaataaacaagtaGGATAACACGTCTTGTTAGCATTTGactatttgcatttatttttttattttttaataattatgtttttagcGTATCTCATGTAAATTAACgcattaaagtataatttaatttattgcatgaaaaaagtaaaatttttttactgtaaaatacacagattttgtataactttagTGTTGTTGCCAAGtatctttgttaattttatttacacatattttacaaCGTGTAACGATTAAAATTAGCTGTATAatgtgaatttattaaaattctacgagtttaaaatgtaaaatatttttgctcttCTGTCATTACTACGGTATTTTCGATTTTGAGCTGATATTATTGAAATGATGATATCCATAAGCCTgcaaatagatataaaatgcACATGTATTTTGAGAAGAAATCTATCAAAAGTTGAAATATGTTTTACTAAACACTACCGCTTCGCGCGCgttatttaacgttttattttttactttttaaaaataaattgcaataataatagtatagaAAATcatgtaaacaaattattatctattaacTCACGAAGTTAACGCAACAAAGAACTGACCAGTGTCGCGGAAAAGCGGTGACAACATTTCGATAGATTCGATTATCGATTTCATGCCTTATCGTTAATAAGACAAAAAGTGAGGAAATTCTCTAAGATCAAtgacgtagaaaaaaaattattttttaacaatcaaAGCTCAGaggcattttatttaatccaaAGTATTAAGCGTATGTACATGAGTAATATGTAATGATAACAAATACTTAGTATATatgaacatttaattaatagagaaGTGTActgatttacattttatacgtAATTACGTATTTAAAAACAGCACAATAAGGAAAATAAGGAAGAAGGAAGACATaaacagaataatttttaaaaagttatgtacatgtaaaataatctaatattatctataactaatattatctatacttgttattgttttaaacAGTGCAATTTgcagaaaaaattatcaaaattacgtttgcattaaaaaaatttgttttcaaccgatttaacaatatatatagaaacaaGTCttgaatatgtataaattctaatttttttatttttttttattatttaaacagaatgtgtttttattaatacagtaTTAATATGCAACGTttgttaaagtattaatatgcaatgtttagtttttcCGAGACTTTGAAGGTGTCGCTTTAGGAAATCTGTGTCAGTATCAATTTTCCTCTAATATTACACGTTGGGATATACAAAGTGCTCAGCTTTGCACGTATGTAaagttcataaaaatttatgtgagcCACGCATCGAATTTGAATCTGGAGTGCAAGTGCGCGTGATTTAATTACGCTCATTTGGAATCTGTGTTCTGCTTCTGACAGACCTAAATACACTTCGTCAAAGAAACGGTTACCTGTGTTTCTCGGTCATTATAGAGGCGTGCGACATGTTCCTCTGGAATCCTGTCTCTGGCGTTCCGGACATGGTTTTGCAGTTGTTCTTGCGGGTACCACTATAATTCTGCGCTGGGTACCAAACTCGGGCTGTGTATATGTTACATTCTTGTCCTCCTGACCAATCGGCGATGGTATCAAGGTTAACATCATCGTCACGAGTATCAGCAAAATACCTCATGAACAATTTCATCTCAAAGCGACACAATAATTTCTTGGCTCGAAAGTACAAATAAGTAGAAGTGCAGATAAAAATCGGAATCCCCGCGCTTctaatttcctttttcttttaatctctttctctatccTCTCGATTCTTTTCACTGTCGTAACTTGGGTGAATCTTCTTCGAACCTTTCTCGCTCTTAATGCTTCTTTACTCTATTTATCTCGGCAAGTATCTTACCGCTTCGCCATCGCatgttttctatttatacTTAGAAACGTTACTTCCGACGAAGCACTTTGCttcattacaataaaaattagaatcgtTTGGATTAAAGAGTTGTTCTTCGCAATCGAAGTCTACAAATATCAGTGTCGTCAATGAACATCGTAGCTAGAACACTCCGCCGTTCTTCCGTGTAAACGTCTgtgaaactttaatataagtGGAGCATTCACACAACTCTAACTCTAAACTGTTAAATAATGTACCCGTTGGGGTAATATACAGATACAGGCTAAGCTTTGCATGTCCTATgactccccctcccccctcctctcctGAGGCGCTATAGCTCCGCTAGCTACAGACCAACGTGACAAACTCTAACATCGATCTTGACATGGTTAaagatctttaaaaatatctttggtcgatcaataaaaaataggtCAATCTGTACATcgataaacaaatttatgtctgaatagaaagataaataacgatatacttatattttattacattttcggCTTTAAATTAACCGCTGGCGTTTATCACGTCGCTGATAATACCGTGTATAAACCAATAAATGTTAGAAGCTGATGATATAGCTGACCTAAAGAATGCACTGGAAATAGAACATAGATACGGgcatacatttataaataacattttattttaattaaatatttgttgtagTTGCTTCTCTGTACacgatagaaattataattaaacgtcTATAGGGAAAAATCAGTTTCAAATTCGGCGATTCATTTGTcatttaaattcaatacatGTAGTGACGTGTGATGTATACAAACATACAACTCTGtggttttttctatttattgttaGATTTTGACGTACATACatggtttttattttatacgtttaaaaataaaagagacatAGATTGATAgacagatattttattacaataaatcgGAATCCATATTGTGACCACAAATTATCGCGTAATCAATGACACacgaaaaacaaatatacattGATAATCATATTACTGATGAAATAGTCCAATAATGTTGAGTAGATAAATAATCAATCTCTCGTCATGTGATATTTCATTGCAATATATGTTTGTGAGATGATGCTTGTATCGTCAAATCtgcaaacaaatataaaaaatagtatctCACAAATACGGTCTTTATTCGGCAACATAGAAAATGAATTATGTGCAACggctttaaattttttatatgtacttttttGGACACATATACGCACACAGAATCCATAAATTTGGTTTTATTGGTGTACTCAGACAGCTATGAGATAAACCAAGATACGATCGTAGAAATAAACGTGTGGACTATATGCGGGAGTATTCCTGGGGAAAAAGGGAACGAAAATACGTGCTTTTCAGGGATAATTCCGGTACCAAAAGTTTGCACGAGGGATATAAATTTCCGGTAATAAACGCACATTCAAAAAGCagattcaaaaatatatgtcaGAGATATTCGTATTTCTAGAGTTTACTGTaagttaatgtaataaaaaatctcaattaatataattttattcagaaatatcctaaaaattaattctctttaaaaaatatgttaaaactatatttaattaattttatgtgacaGGATGTAATTTAACCAAATTCGTATTTAGTTAAGAAATGTTTCGGATAACaatatctcataaaatttTCGACAGCAAAAAtagaattcaaaattatttaaaaaatctattgtcAAAATAAGATTAATGATGTACATTGTGTATAACATAAGAGatgaataatttatctgaAAGACAATTTATCTTCTATGATACCGAAGCACGGAATGTAATGGAttatgtacttttattttaattttttttacattacttgaattatttaaagcatttaataaaaaatatatatttttaataaaggtCTTTTTATACAgagttctattaatttattcacgtCTAAATTTCTTAATCCTTTAATTCTCTTCAAATAATTGTCtttgttgttttattaaaataaataaacagtaAAGATTGAACTTCTAATTCACTCTTGTGTCTTTTAAtgctattattaaatattctattacggtttttttctcaaattttcaTGACtgccaataaaattatataaatgtgtcACGcttaattttcttcattttggACATTTTTCATTTGAATCACGTCGCTGATCAACAGAACACGAAAATCACCGATCAAACACGAACTGACGCCTATTATATGTGACTGAGGCTCTAGAATTCAACtgttatttgatttttcaatAGTAGTCAactctttttgtttttcgtcAACGATGACAACGCGACAGTCATCATCGTCACGGTAGGGATTAACAACGTGgtccaaatttttattttttgtgatatTCACACAAAACGTTTGACCTCAATTTCTCCAAACGGCGCACATGACGTACGAAATATCTTCGTTAGAAGAGCGAAACCGTTTACTTgctaatttcttataatttatgataacaTCGTTAATAATGTTCAgcaataactatttatttttctcgaatattgtaatttttataaaaattttttgtttcttttatatgtCTCTTACCAATCTCTGCAAATCTCGATAAAGTTATCGCAAAAATTTACCTCATATTTAGCTCCTCAAGGAACTACTTCTTAAGCTTTTGCACAAATAATCGACATTTTCCATTTGCGTCACGTTGCTGACCGGGTGGACATGAAAATTCCGGTACTGTTATGATATTCTGTGGCGAAATTTTCGGCGAGGCTTGAGTAGTAGACGTTCCGGCTTGGTCTGGCTTCAGTGGAAATGACGACACGACAGTCATCACCGTCacaatgattaataataatacggtGCAAAATTTCATTCTCGTTTTTTAATACACAATACAAATtgtcttaaaaatttgttcttgATAAAGCGACGCGTAAAAATCGTTTGAAATATCCTCGTCGAAAAGGCAGAACTTATAAAGACGCTGTCGTTAATAATACTACGCAACGACTGGTTGGATTTTTATCGAGAACTCCATGAATCgacaaaatcatatttttgatAGTTTCCATTACAGAAATTACGTCATATTTACACAACGACATGTCAAAGGTGAAGCGTATCTTTGATAGGAATTTATCGCAACATGTTTAATTCGCAGAAATGATAactaaattctaattttaactAGTATGTGTagattaaaatgaaattatttctaaaagaatTTTCCATGAAGGTACAAATCATACAGATTAAGTTTTAACttcaatttacattataatgttTCTAGATTAAAGAATTTTGCTAAATCTGCATAACATgctattacataataaatatttatttcttctcgGTAAAccaatttgtatataaaacatatataaacatatatagacatattatatatacatatttaggttcttatatttaaaaaattttccgagttattatatttctaaatattttgtaatcatTGCacaccttttttatttttattttttttatatttgttattttcgtctattattttatatattagtttatgtttttaaatattcaaattatctgtattataaatttatttaatctgtacagagagagagagagagagagagagagagagagagagagagagagagagagagagagagagagagagaaagaaagagtagCTGTGTGTTGTTTCGTAACTTATGAAAAGAGATGATTTTATCCAAAAATAAGTTAagaacagaataaaatatattaatctttgaataattgaatttgaaaattagtatattttaaaatcgactataaaatattttataatctatttattttttaaataactgtagcttaatacttttatggacgtaataaatcaattaatgtaaaaaatataaatactataaaaaaaaatacataattttatattgcatattatataatattgtataataacaactagatatttttattatcgctattaattttattattctccgtgcataaaaatattcagataaaattaTGGTAAGAAAAGTTTAGCGGTttagaagatattttatatcaaaatattatattttatatcaaaatatttgaaaatttgattatcCAAAAAATGATGCAtcccaaaataattaatctgtgtttattttacgtttttaatttatttttttatgtatagaaCTACCCTGTTTTTCATTGTAACCAATAATAGAACATCTTGTAATCacttctaatttaaattaatttttctaatgtaatatattattttatatggcattttatagtttcaaaaaaatggtCAATAATTGCAATCGAAGTTGTTCAGTACGTTTAACTTAAAGTTCTCGGAACAGTCAAGCATCGTTTTGCATTTCAAATGCAATGtgaaattctataaatatgcatatttgAGTGGCTCATAGAAAAGATCTTGTTCAAATTGCGTGAATATCGACATTATCAatagagagagtgagagaaagaaagcgaGAGAGGAAGGGGGGGAAGCGGAATGAAAGGACAAAATGAAAAACAGAAAAAGGCgcttaaaattcaaattacgACAGTTACATTTGgtaaagtatgaaaaattggaaatatttaatgagCGATAAaaggttttatttattgttgttCACATCTTTCcaaaacagtaaaaaaaatttatctatattttatgaagTCAATTTCACAGATGGTTAGCTTTTTATAAGGAAAAAACTGGTGCGCAAGAAACGATAGCTTTTATGATGATAGAATTTGGCTTTTCAGTCCAACAAATATTTGACTTTTGCCGCGAATAAAATATCGCTTTTAGTAACGAAACTGGGTATAGCTTAAAACAAGCCCAATATATCTCTAGTttctaaattgaaaaaaaatttttacagatcAAAAAGTCAGtttgattttttcaaataaaaaacatttagcttttaatataaaatctaatttttagatCAATTGTAACGTTAAATGAcaagaatttatttagtttctacacagaaaaatttaatttctttttttttttagaaaaaccaCATTCTTACTATAAAAATAGCTtttaagagattttttaaattcgatttttttagGTTTAATAACAGTTACTTTGCAGATTAACAGAAAGCTGGATTTACAATTGAACAAATTGAacttttataacaaaacagcttttagatgaaaaattttagaatgtataacaataaaatagatCCCCAACTTTTAATGCTTATAATTccaataacaaatatattcgCTGTTTTTTAAGTCGActtattttcatcaaaatgtttgctttataattttacaacaaaaccatagaatttttgcaaaaaattgaaattatgttaatataatcTTAGAACGTTTATTTATCAAGTATTTGTGTGtttgaaaaagatatttatcattaggttattaatttttaacactaGGCACCATTAAACATAAATCTGGCAgcatacaaaatttaagatagacaataaaaatatttttaataaacgtacttaataatatttttactgtgATTACAatggaatattaattaataattttaaatattattgttaaataacagGTTTTGACTTtgaaatcaaaaatttaaattatgtaaataataaaacgaatatgtcagatgtaatattttgaaatctcAAATGATATCTcgaatgtttatttatttgcaatcaCTTCACttatacgtttttaaaaatttattatatttccaaTTTGGAGGCTGTTTGCGTGCGTCTCACAGGTTGTCAATCAGAGGTTTAAAGATTGCTAGTGCagaaaaaatcaaaagaaCGAACTAACCGTGTGAAACGTTAATCAATACAATACGGGCCTCCATCGTCCGTTCATATCACGGCGATACGTCGTCCCGTCTCTCTCCATCTCGTTTCGTTCCGGCACGGCGATGATGTTCCTCTTGGTCCGACTTTTAATTTCGCTTCCGTCTTCCGTGACAACCGGCGTCTCCTTTGACAAAATGGCGTTGACCTCTTGCGTCTTATCGGGCGCGATTTCTTCCACTTTTTCACTGTCAGCCACCGACGTTCTTTCAGCCATTGTAGCGATTCCTCGATTGTCGGATCCTTAAACGATTTTCGATAATCCTATTTTTCCCTCTAATCTGCCGTTGAATCTTCGAGGAATCCCTgtctttgaatattttacaatccGCCCGTTGCTCctgaatattaaacaataatcttaaattttttatggcaAACCTGAATCTCTGagacagaaaaaagaaacctaaaagagaaatgtttcttttatttatatttgattttaaataataatctaaaacgtgctgtaaaattttgaaaacttgaataacgttcgaaaattaaataaatttttttgagaccTTAAATTTAATCGcgaatattttaacttttatataccCGGATTACTTGGATAAATACAGATACTCACATGCATTTTGTATTAGAAAGATAGGAAAGAAACATTCAAAATATTagagtattaaaaaaacaacttGCTTGTACACACATACGCTACAAACaatgaaaaagtaaaatttttaaatttaaatttcaaactaaaaaatttataatatgaatataaatatatgcatacatatatgcatgATTTTTCTATTACACAGTGGAaactaacaattttttttacatgtttaataACTAATCTTACTGTCATACCGAAAATTCCttcgtttttatattaagataaCATTTCTCATATAtcgttattaataaacttctataataaaaatacaagttatattgTACAACAGTCAAAGATATATAATGATGAATGAAGATTGAACACGAAACTGCTCAAATACAAAGATGTTTCGAAACTGACGTAGAATGCCCTAAACCAGTTTAACCTGTTGGAAGCAGAGAGGGGAAACGTCGACCATCTGGGCTGGCTATTGCGAGAATAAGTTTAAGGACGTTCTTGAAGGGATGGGGAATAATAGAGAACCGTTTATTACCTGTAGAGTGCGAAATTTCACGATGGTTACTCGAGGACCCGGAGTACTGACATAGCACGAAACTTCCAATAAATGGTATAAG
This genomic stretch from Monomorium pharaonis isolate MP-MQ-018 chromosome 4, ASM1337386v2, whole genome shotgun sequence harbors:
- the LOC105839802 gene encoding uncharacterized protein LOC105839802, yielding MKAFLNIFLIILVIATIVISFGTCKPSATTKHTIEYTTEEARSASIGSTVLKSHHRNIIRVRSRNVKLGCPLGEKQDLRGVCRKVL